In Planktothrix tepida PCC 9214, the genomic window CTGCCAAATCAACAATTACCGAACCCGGTTTCATGTGGGCTACCATGTCTTCTGTTACTAATACAGGTGCTTTTCTACCGGGAACTTGGGCCGTTGTCACCACCACATCAGAGGCGGCGACGTGCTGCGTCAGAACTTCACGGGTGCGTTCCTTGGCTTTTTCGGAGATTTCCTTGGCATAACCGCCTTCAGCAACGGTATCTTCCTCCAGGGACACATCCACAAATTTGGCCCCTAAACTTTGGACTTGTTCTTTAACTTCGGGACGAATATCAAACCCTTCGACAATAGCACCCAGCCGTCGGGCGGTAGCGATCGCTTGTAACCCAGCAACCCCGGCTCCCAAAATCAACACCTTAGCGGGACGAATGGTTCCGGCAGCCGTTGTTAACATAGGGAAATATTTCGGTAAAGCCGTTGCTGCAATTAATACCGCCTTATATCCCGCTAAGTTCGCTTGAGAAGATAAGGCATCCATGCTTTGGGCGCGACTGGTACGGGGGATCAGTTCCATACTAAAAGCGGTAACGTTCTGGGCTGCGAGTTTCTGAACTAATTCAGGATTTCCCAAGGGGTTTAAAAAGCTAATTAACACCCCCCCAGAACGCAGTTGAGACACTTCAAAGTCTTGCAAGACCCCCACTTTCAACAGCACATCTGCCTCACGCCAAACGGTACCTTGATCAGCGATTTTTGCCCCCACCTGTTCATAGGTGCTATCGGAAAAACAAGCCCGTTCCCCAGCCCCAGCCTCCACCCACACTTCCACGCCTTGTTTCACCAAACGAGCAACAACATCAGGGATGAGGGCGACTCGCCGTTCATCGACCTGACTTTCTTTAGCAATACCAATTTTCATAAAATCTCCTCATAATTGTGTTCACTGTTAACGATTAGCTTGACTGTTGACTGTTGATGATTGACTTTGAAAAGTCAGCGAACCCTGGTAGGCGTAGCATTCCTTCTCCTGTCGCCCCTACTTCCCCTACTCCTCCTCTCCCCCTGCGATCTTTCCTCTCTATCCCGAGTTGTGTAACAATAGAGTTCTAATTTTGCATCGTAAAGCTAAATGCCTGATTTGGATTCTTATCTTTAACTTGTCTTTATCTAGTTCAGAAAACTTAAACAAAATTTCACTGTGTTACGGGAGTGTGTATGCGACAACTATTTTCTGCGATCTTGATTACGGGTTTGGCGGTGACGGGTTTAGCTGAAATAACTCAAGCCCAAGGTTTACCGGGTATTACCTTACTCAGTGGCCCCGATAAAACCAATATTTTAAATTATTTTCTTGAAAGCGGACGTTCAGGGGAGTGGGATCGCTACAAACTCAGACTTCCAGCCGATAAGTTGAACTTAGCGATCGCAGAAGTTTCCATCACCTATCCCGACTATTACAAAGGGACGATAGATCCCGACCGGGTACAAATTCGGGTTCAAAATAAACCAATTCCCTTAGAAGAAGTGATTTGGGATAAAGAAAACCATATTATCCAAATTTATCCTCAAGAACCGATTCCGGCGGGTACGAAAGTTGAAATCGTGATGTCTAACGTCAAAAATCCCACCTTTGGGGGGGTTTTCAACTTTAACGCCAATATTCGTACCCCTGGAGATGTTCCCATGTTGCGTTATGTCGGAACTTGGATTTTGAGTATTGATGATTAATCTTCGTTGCCAGAGTGCCCATTGTTAAGAGGGATCAGTCCCGATTAACAGATTACTGTGAAGCCGGGAGAGAAAGTCCAACAATTGTGATATACTGAAAAATTGTGACTTTTGATTAAAAATTAACGAAAAGGCACCGGAGGTAAGCAATGGCTCAACAAACCCTGCAAGGAACAAACCGCAAAAAGAAAAGAGTTTCTGGCTTCAGGGTAAGGATGCGGACAAAAAACGGCCAAGCCGTGATCAAAGCCCGTCGCAAAAAAGGACGGGCACGTTTAACGTTTTAATTCCTTGCTCCGAATTAAAGACACCCTATTGCTATTCCCACGAACTCATGGCGATCCCGATGGTCAAGCTGAGGGAAATGGGTGAATTTGTGGGTGGCAGTACCTGATTCATGTTACCCAAAATCAATCGACTCCGACATCCCAAAGACTTCAAAGCCGTCTACAGCAAAGGACTGCATCGAAAAACCCCTCATTTGACCTTGAGGGCGTTACGAGGTCAACCTTATAGAACAGAAAAGAATTTAACAAACTCCGCCTCTGTTCACCCGACTCGGATGGGAATTTCCATTAGCCAAAAAGTCAGTAAACGGGCTGTTGTCCGAAATCGGATCAAACGCCAAATTCGGGCAGCTTGGCATCAGTTTTTACCCCAGGTATCCCCCGGTTGGGATGTGGTGATTGTCGTCAAACCAACAGCCGATCAGTGCAATTATGCAGAAATTCTGCAAGAATTAAAACAGTTGTTGGTAGAAGCAGAGGTTTTAAATGGGTATACGGGAGGAAAGTTTTTATGAAGGAGGCCCCGCTATCGGCGACCTCATTATCAATCTATTAATAGGGCTGACGATTATTGGCATCCCTCTCACCATTGGGGCAATTGTCCGGGCGTTATGGCTGCGCTATCGCATCACCAATCGCCGGATATCCGTCATGGGTGGATGGATGGGTCAAGACCGTACTGATATCGTCTATTCAGAAATCGCCAAAATCGCGAAAGTTCCTAGAGGATTTGGGGCTTGGGGGGATATGGTATTGACCCTAAAAAATGGTTCTCGTCTGGAACTCCGGGCTGTTCCTCGTTTTCGAGAAGTCTATGACTTTATCCTAGAAAAACTCTCGCCCCAAGCTCAAAAAGCCAGTGCTGCGATGAGCCGATGATCTTGATATGGGACAACATCGCCCTTAACAGGATTGAGTTCCTTCCTGTTGAGCCTCAACGCTGATCAATCAACTGGGTTGTCACCCGCCTATCGGTCAAGTGTTGGCGAATGGTTCTTAAAATTAATCTATATTCAATCCAAGCAGTTCAATAAACTCAAAAGAATGGACTTTGGTATCGGGTTTCTTTCCAACAATGTGATGTTGCCGATCCTAGATTTTTTCTACGGGATCGTGCCGAGTTACGGTTTAGCGATTGTGGCGTTAACCTTAGTGGTGCGCTTCGCGCTTTATCCCTTGAATGCGGGTTCAATTCGCAATATGCGGCGAATGAAAGTAACCCAACCGTTAATGAAAGAACGGGTTGACAAAATTCAACAACAATATAAAGATGACCCGGAAAAACAACGGGAAGAAATGAGTAGAGTCTACAAA contains:
- the rpmH gene encoding 50S ribosomal protein L34; this translates as MAQQTLQGTNRKKKRVSGFRVRMRTKNGQAVIKARRKKGRARLTF
- a CDS encoding Re/Si-specific NAD(P)(+) transhydrogenase subunit alpha translates to MKIGIAKESQVDERRVALIPDVVARLVKQGVEVWVEAGAGERACFSDSTYEQVGAKIADQGTVWREADVLLKVGVLQDFEVSQLRSGGVLISFLNPLGNPELVQKLAAQNVTAFSMELIPRTSRAQSMDALSSQANLAGYKAVLIAATALPKYFPMLTTAAGTIRPAKVLILGAGVAGLQAIATARRLGAIVEGFDIRPEVKEQVQSLGAKFVDVSLEEDTVAEGGYAKEISEKAKERTREVLTQHVAASDVVVTTAQVPGRKAPVLVTEDMVAHMKPGSVIVDLAAEQGGNCECSEPGKDVVKHGVTIIGPINLPSSMPIHASEVYAKNLSALLTLMINKEKQLNLNFADDILDGACVTHNGEIRSERVKQALSLNHQQSPVNS
- a CDS encoding PH domain-containing protein, coding for MGIREESFYEGGPAIGDLIINLLIGLTIIGIPLTIGAIVRALWLRYRITNRRISVMGGWMGQDRTDIVYSEIAKIAKVPRGFGAWGDMVLTLKNGSRLELRAVPRFREVYDFILEKLSPQAQKASAAMSR
- a CDS encoding DUF2808 domain-containing protein, producing MRQLFSAILITGLAVTGLAEITQAQGLPGITLLSGPDKTNILNYFLESGRSGEWDRYKLRLPADKLNLAIAEVSITYPDYYKGTIDPDRVQIRVQNKPIPLEEVIWDKENHIIQIYPQEPIPAGTKVEIVMSNVKNPTFGGVFNFNANIRTPGDVPMLRYVGTWILSIDD
- the rnpA gene encoding ribonuclease P protein component, whose product is MLPKINRLRHPKDFKAVYSKGLHRKTPHLTLRALRGQPYRTEKNLTNSASVHPTRMGISISQKVSKRAVVRNRIKRQIRAAWHQFLPQVSPGWDVVIVVKPTADQCNYAEILQELKQLLVEAEVLNGYTGGKFL